CGCTCAGGAGTCACCCTCCGCCTCACGCGGCTCTGTGGAGCCCATCCCGTCGAGGCTCCCTATGCATCCTTCACCCGCCACACCTTCGGGTCCGGCCTCAGGGCCGGCGCTGATCGTGGTTCATGTCTCCGGTGCGGTGAAGCATCCGGGCATCGTCCGCCTTCCGGCCGGTGTGCGGGTGTTCCAGGCGATCGACAAGGCCGGCGGTGCTTTGGACACGGCGGAGCTGGACGCCTTGAACCTGGCCGAGCCGCTGCAGGACGGGCGCAAGATCCATGTGCCGCAGCGCGGTGAGCGGATGACGGGGCAGGACACGAATCCGCCCGATCCCGGAGGAGGCGCAGGTGGCACCGGGCCTGCCAAAGGCCCTGGCAAACGATCCGGAAGCCCTGCCGCGCCCGTCGACCTCAACACGGCGTCGGAGGAGCAGCTCATGACCTTGCCGCGGGTCGGGAAAGTGCTCGCCGACAGGATCCTTGCGTGGCGTGAGCAGCACGGGTCCTTTACGAGAATCGACGATCTCGACGCGGTCGACGGCATCGGTCCTCGCCTGCTGGAGCAGCTGACGCCGCTCCTTGTCCTCGGCGGTCGGTCGTGAGGGGTCCCGCGGTCATGAACGGTCCTGCGGCTCTGGAGCGTGCCGTGCAGGGCATTGTGGGTTTGCTGGTGGTGGCGAAAGCCGTCCTGAGGTCTCGTGACGAGGAACTCGAGCGGCATCTTCTTTTGCGGGAAACGACGCATGATGTGCGCTTGGTGCCGGTGGTCTGCCTGCTCTGGGGCGTGAGCGCCGTAACCGCGGCGAGAGACGAAGCGCTGTTGAGGGGTCTGTTCATCACCGGCGCTGCCGTGCTCTGCGCTGCCGGCCTGTGGTGGTTCCTCACGCCCCGCAGACGGCGTCGTCGGGGAACGAGGCGACGCCGCGGGAGCG
Above is a window of Arthrobacter sp. Y-9 DNA encoding:
- a CDS encoding ComEA family DNA-binding protein, with amino-acid sequence MTPSDAQGRLDRILAGTSGGADSPLPEPNPTLAERRRLHRRGRFRWYISLRALTTTALCLVALLGAWWAVTAAAPGQSAQESPSASRGSVEPIPSRLPMHPSPATPSGPASGPALIVVHVSGAVKHPGIVRLPAGVRVFQAIDKAGGALDTAELDALNLAEPLQDGRKIHVPQRGERMTGQDTNPPDPGGGAGGTGPAKGPGKRSGSPAAPVDLNTASEEQLMTLPRVGKVLADRILAWREQHGSFTRIDDLDAVDGIGPRLLEQLTPLLVLGGRS